AAGGCAAAGCAGCTTAGAGAAAACATTAAAGATTTACAGGTTCCTGTTGAAACCGGGATGGATGGGATTATTGCCTGTGCCAGCTTAAGTTCTGCCGATACGGTTGTGGCTGCATTAGTTGGCATGATTGGTATATTGCCCACTATAGAAGCAATAAAAGCCGGTAAGAACATAGCCTTGGCTAACAAGGAAACCTTGGTTACAGCAGGGCATCTTATTATGCCCTTGTGCAAGGAGAAAGGTGTTAAACTACTGCCTGTAGATAGTGAACATTCAGCTATTTTTCAGGCTCTTAATGGTGAAAGCAAAAAAAACATCCATAAAATTATACTGACAGCCTCCGGCGGACCCTTTCGTGGACTGAATATTTCATCTTTAAAAAATATTACTCCCCAGGACGCCTTAAAACATCCTAATTGGAGTATGGGTAATAAGATTACAATAGATTCTGCCACCTTGATTAATAAAGCCTTAGAGGTTATGGAAGCGGCCTGGCTTTTTGGAGTGCCTATTTCTCAAGTGCAGGTTCTTGTTCATCCCCAGAGTATTATCCACTCAATGGTGGAATACTTAGATGGCAGTGTTATAGCTCAGATGGGCTTACCTGACATGAGGCTTCCTATCCAATATGCCCTTTTTTATCCCGACAGAAAGGAAATGAAGTTGGGAGAAAGGTTGGATTTGACTAAGATAAATCAGCTTACTTTTGAAGAAGCTGATATGGAGACATTTTACGGACTAAAATTAGGACTTGAGGCAGGAAAACTGGGAGGAAGTATGCCTACGGTATTTAATGCAGCTAATGAATGGGCAGTGGCTAGATTTTTGGAAGGTAAGATTGGGTTTTTGGATATTCCCAAACTTATTTCTAAAGCTATGGAGAATCATATTATAATTACATCTCCTTCCTTAAATGAAATTCTTAACACAGAACAAGAGACATATGATTTTATAGAAGGAATTGTAGATACCGTTAGGTAATTTATTTATCTAATTGAGAAAGGATTATGCTTATGAATATATTAATAGCAATTCTAATTTTGGGATTAATTATTTTTATCCATGAACTGGGACATTTTCTTCTTGCTAAGAAAAACGGTATAACAGTAACGGAGTTTTCCTTAGGCATGGGCCCAAGATTAGCCAGTTTTGAAAAAAACGGAACAAGATACTCCCTAAAACTTTTACCTATCGGCGGATCTTGCATGATGTTAGGTGAGGATGAAGATCTTAATGAGGAAGGGGCTTTCCATACTAAGGGAGTATGGGCCAGATTTTCTGTAATATTTGCCGGTGCTTTTTTTAATTTTATCCTTGCAATTGTTCTGGCTTTAGTAGTAATCGGAGCGGTGGGAGTTGATAAGCCTGAAGTGTTACAGGTTAAGGAAGATTCTCCCGTATATGAAGCTGGGATAAGAGAAGGAGATATGATAAAGAAGATTAACGGTAAGAGAATACATTTTGGAAAAGAAATCGATTTGTACTTATTCTTTAATCCTATTAGCAAAGAAGCAATTGATATTACTTATGAAAGAGATAATAAGGATTATAAAACAACTGTATATCCTAAGTTACGACCGCCTTTTTATAAATTAGGAATTGAATATAGCGGTGAAACTGAAAATGCTGTACTGCTTGGGCTTGAACTGGGCTTTCCTGTTTATGAAGCAGGCTTAGTACCTGGGGATATTATTACCGGAATTAATGGAACTGCTATTGAAACCGGCAAAGATATGGTAGAGTATTTTCAGGCAAATCCTATAACCGATGCCCCCCTAGATATTACCTATCTTCATGGAAACGAAGAAAAGACTGCTAAAATAACCCCAAAACTTGTGGAAGACAGTTATGAACTGGGGCTACATTATAATTTGTATAGGGAAAAGGTATCACCTTTTGAGGTGGTAAAAAATAGTTTCTTTGAACTGAAATATAGTATTGATTATGTTATAAGCAGTCTTAAATATATGGTATCCGGTAAGGCCAGTATAAATGAAATCAGCGGCCCTGTGGGCATAGTCTCAATGGTAGATAATATAGTGGATCAGACTTCCGATGAAGGTGCCGGTATAGTCTTTCTTAGTCTTGCAAACTTTGCAATTTTACTAAGTGCTAACTTAGGTGTTGTTAATCTGCTGCCTTTACCTGCACTGGATGGTGGAAGATTAGTCTTTCTTATTATTGAAGCTATCAGAAAAAAACCTATTCCTAAAGAAAAAGAAGCCATGGTGCACTTTATAGGATTAACACTTCTTATGCTGCTGATGATTGTAGTAGTATTTAATGATTTCCGTAGAATTTTCGGATAAGAAAATATGAATGAAGAATTATAATTTGCGATTAATTATATTAATTTAGCCGCATAAGAATTTAGAGAGGCTGTGAAATATGTTTAGAGATAATACCAAGGTGATTAAGATTGGTAATAGGGTAATAGGAGGAGGAAATCCTATCCTAATCCAGTCTATGACAAATACAAAAACAGAAGATGTAAAAGCCACTGTAGATCAAATACAAAGGCTTACCAAGGTAGGCTGTGATATTATTCGCTGTGCGGTACCTAATATGGAAGCAGCTAAGGCATTAAAAGACATTAAGAAGCATATTAGTATACCCCTGGTGGCTGATATTCATTTTGATTACAGGCTGGCCATTGCCGCCATGGAAAACGGAGCGGATAAAATCCGTATCAACCCAGGCAATATAGGTGATGATGAAAAGCTAGGGGCTGTAGTTAAGGTGGCAAAAGAAAGAAAGATACCTATCCGGGTAGGGGTAAACAGCGGCTCTCTTGAAAAAGATATATTGGCAAAGCATGGCCGGGTAAATGCAGAGGGACTGGTAGAAAGTGCCCTAAATAATGTTAAGAGAATAGAGGATATGGGCTATGATAATCTTGTTATCAGCATTAAATCCTCCGATGTAATTATGTGCATTAAGGCCCATGAGCTTATTGCCAAAGAAGCTAACTACCCCCTGCATGTGGGTATTACTGAAGCCGGTACTGTTAATGCCGGTAATATAAAATCCTCCGTGGGACTTGGAATTATTCTTTATCAAGGTATAGGTGATACCATAAGAGTATCCTTAACCGGAGATCCCGTTGAAGAGATAAAATCAGCGAAACTTATCTTAAAAACCCTAGGCTACCGAAGGGGAGGAATTGATGTGGTATCTTGTCCTACCTGTGGAAGGACACAGATAAATCTAATTAAGCTGGCCGGGGAAGTTGAAAAGCTGACAGCAGAGTTTGACCATTTAAATATTAAGGTTGCAGTGATGGGTTGTGCCGTAAACGGTCCCGGAGAAGCTAGGGAGGCAGATATAGGCATAGCCGGAGGTAATGGTGTAGGCCTGCTGATAAAAAAAGGTGAGATTGTCCGTAAGGTTGCGGAAGATGAGCTTCTTGATACACTTCGTTATGAACTGGAGAATTGGAAATAATATTTTAATAATATTTTTAAGATAAGCAGATTAGTCTATGGAATTCTAATCTGCTTATCTGTTATAATAGAAAATAATTAATATAAATGATGATTAGAATGGGAGAATAAGTCATGTTATTTTTTGAAGCTTTTGAAGGATTGACCTGTGATGACAAATTAATAGATCTTTACAGCCAGGCTGAAGTTGTAAGGGTGGTTGCATCCAGGAAAAACAGGACCATTCAAATTCATATTAAAAGTAATAGATTGATTCATAGTAAAAACATAAAAAGGATGGAAGAACTGCTTAATCGGCAGCTTTTTTTACATACCGGAAATAAAGCATACATTAAACCGTATTTTGAGCTTAATAGTGATTATAATCTGGAAAAGCTTTTTTCTATATATCGTGACTGTATCTTAGAGGAACTAAAAGAGGAAAGTATTGTTACTTATCATATTTTGACACAGGCAGAGACTAAAATCGAAGAAAACAAAATTATTATTAAGTCAACTGAAAGCTGTGTGGTTAAGGATAAACTAGAAAAGCTTAAGGATTATCTTATAGATTTGTTTAAGGAACGTTTCGGTTATGATATAAATGTAGCCTTTGAATATGTAAAGCCTAAGGAAGAAAAAAAGGTTAAATTGCCTGCTTTTTTAAGACAGGATGATGAGGAGGATTACGACGATGATGAGGAGTATGCAAATCATCATTATGAATTTGTTAAAGCAGAAAGTATAAGAGTAGATAATCTTACAGAAGATGCTGGAGTTAAGGAACCTTCTAATTATGCTATAGATAATAAGGAGGTAAGTAATACCATAGAAACACCTGTACCCAGTGATAATAAAAGTGGAAATGGTAATGCTAATAAATCTAAAAAATCCACATATTATAGATTACCTAAAGATCCTTCCGTAGTATATGGCAGGAATTTTGAAGGAAATGTAATATCTATCAGTGATATTATCGGTGAAATCGGTGAAGTAGTAATCCGGGGAATGGTCAGGAAGTTAGAGACAAGACCCATAGGTAATGAGAAAAGCTTAATTACCTTTGTCTTAACGGATTTTACTGATTCTATAAAGGTAAAGCTGTATGCAAAAACTATTCAAGTAGATGAAATCCTAGATAGTATTAAAGAAGGTTCCTTTTATATGTTAAAGGGAATTGCCATGGCAGATACTTATGAGAGGGATATTACCATAGGATCTGTGGTAGGTATTAAGACCATCGAGGATTTTAGAAGCAAAAGAATTGACAGGGCCCCTAAAAAGCGTGTGGAGTTACATGCCCATACCATGATGAGTGATATGGATGCAGTAGTGGATGTAAAAAAATTGGTTCGCCGTGCTTTTGAATGGGGACATCCTGCAGTGGCAATAACAGACCATGGTGTAGTACAAGCCTTCCCCGATGCAAATCATGCCCTAAATCCAAAGGCATTTTCTGATCCTAAGGAGCAGGAAAGAGCTAAGGCTTTTAAGGTTATTTATGGTATGGAAGCATACCTAGTAGATGATATTAAGGAAGTGGTAGTAGGTGGGCAGGGTCAAAGCCTTATAGATAATGATTTTGTTGTATTTGACATTGAGACCACCGGTTTTAGTAAGATAAATGATAAAATTATTGAAATTGGAGCGGTGAAGATATCAAAAGGGGAAATTACCGAAAGATATAGTACATTTGTAAATCCTCAGATACCAATCCCATATGAGATTACCCAGTTGACTACCATTAATGATGATATGGTTGCCCAGGCCCCTGTCATAGAAGAGGTTCTTCCGGAGTTTTTGGAATTTTGTAAGGGTGCCGTATTAGTGGCCCATAATGCAGCCTTTGATATGGGCTTTATTATAAGAAATGCTCAGATACTCGGTTTAAATCATAAATTTACCTATATTGATACCGTCGGTTTATCAAGAATCCTGCTTCCTAATTTAAGCAGACATAAGCTAAACAATGTAGCAAAGGCACTAGGGGTATCATTAGAAAATCATCATAGGGCAGTAGATGATGCCGGTGCTACCGCTGAGATTTTTGTTAAGTTTATAGATATGCTAAAAGAAAGAAATGTTGATAATGTAAATGAAATCGATAAGCTGGGAAGGCTTCCTGCAGAGTCTATTCGTAAGCTTCCTGCTTATCATGCCATACTACTGGCCAAAAATGATCTGGGACGGGTTAATTTATATAAGATGGTTTCCATGTCCCATATAGAATATTATAATAAGAGGCCTAAAATACCCAAGAGTCTTTTAATGGAATGCAGGGAGGGTATCCTAGTAGGGTCTGCCTGTGAAGCCGGTGAGATATATAGGGCATTACTTTCTAATCAATCAGATGAACAGATTGAAAGACTGGTTAATTTCTATGACTATCTGGAAATACAGCCACTGGCTAATAATGAATTTTTAATCCACAGTGAGAGAAGCGATGAAAGAAATATCCATTCCAAGGAAGATTTGATAAAGATTAATCAAAGGATTGTAGAGCTTGGAGAGATATATAATAAGCCTGTTGTCGCCACCTGTGATGTGCATTTTCTTGATCCTGAGGATGAGGTGTACCGCAGAATCATAATGGCCGGTAAGGGCTTTAAGGATGCAGACAATCAGCCTCCCCTGTATTTTAGGACTACCGAGGAGATGCTGGAGGAGTTTTCATATTTGGGTAGCAAAAAGGCAGAAGAGGTGGTTATCACCAATACTAACCTGATATGTGATCAAATCGAAAAGATATCACCGGTGCGGCCGGATAAATGTCCTCCTGTACTTCCAAATTCCGATGAAAACCTAAGAAAAATCTGCTATGATAAAGCCCATGCTATTTATGGTAAAGAGCTTCCGTCCCAGGTTAAAGAAAGGCTGGAACATGAGCTTACATCCATTATATCCAACGGATTTGCGGTTATGTATATAATTGCTCAGAAGCTGGTATGGAAGTCCAATGAGGACGGGTATCTGGTAGGTTCCCGTGGCTCTGTGGGATCTTCTTTTGTAGCTACCATGGCAGGAATTACGGAAGTTAATCCTTTACCCCCTCATTATTACTGCAGTAGCTGTAATTATAGTGATTTTGATTCTGAGGAAGTAAAGAAGTTTGCAGGAAGTTCCGGATGCGACATGCCGGATAAGAATTGTCCTGTATGCGGCAAACCCTTAGAAAAAGACGGCCATGATATACCCTTTGAAACCTTCCTCGGTTTTGATGGGGATAAGGAGCCGGATATAGACTTAAACTTTTCCGGTGAATATCAAAGCAGGGCCCATGAATATACGGAGGAAATATTCGGCGAAGGCCATACTTTCCGTGCCGGTACTATCGGAACCTTAGCTGATAAGACTGCCTTTGGTTTTGTAAAAAATTATTTTGAGGAACGGGGCATACACAAGAGAAATGTTGAGATAGAACGTTTGATTGAGGGCTGTGTAGGAGTAAGACGAACCACCGGTCAGCATCCCGGTGGTATAGTGGTATTACCCCATGGAGAAGAAATATATTCATTTACCCCTGTTCAGCGTCCTGCTAACGATATGAATTCCAAGACCATTACCACACATTTTGATTATCACTCCATAGACCATAACTTATTAAAGTTAGATATACTGGGCCACGATGATCCTACCATGATTCGTATGCTGGAGGATCTTACAGGAGTAGATGCCAAGACTATTAGGCTTGATGAGAAGAAGGTATTATCTTTGTTTAGTGATACCAGTGCCCTTGGTATAACTCCCGATGATATTGGGGGATGTGAGCTAGGCTGTCTTGGTGTTCCCGAATTTGGAACGGATTTCGTTATGCAGATGGTTAAGGAAGCGCAACCAAAGACTTTCTCAGACTTGGTCCGTATATCGGGACTTAGCCATGGTACTGACGTGTGGCTAAATAATGCTCAGCTACTTATTAAAGAAGGAACCTGTACCTTGTCTACCTGTATCTGTACCCGTGATGATATAATGACTTATCTAATTAATGCAGGAATGGAGCCGGGGCTTTCCTTTAAGATTATGGAAAGTGTAAGAAAGGGTAAAGGCTTAACTGCTGAAATGGAAGAAGCCATGCTGGCAGCAGGAATTCCTGAATGGTATATCAGATCCTGTAAAACCATAAAGTATATGTTCCCCAA
This genomic interval from Herbinix luporum contains the following:
- the rseP gene encoding RIP metalloprotease RseP, with amino-acid sequence MNILIAILILGLIIFIHELGHFLLAKKNGITVTEFSLGMGPRLASFEKNGTRYSLKLLPIGGSCMMLGEDEDLNEEGAFHTKGVWARFSVIFAGAFFNFILAIVLALVVIGAVGVDKPEVLQVKEDSPVYEAGIREGDMIKKINGKRIHFGKEIDLYLFFNPISKEAIDITYERDNKDYKTTVYPKLRPPFYKLGIEYSGETENAVLLGLELGFPVYEAGLVPGDIITGINGTAIETGKDMVEYFQANPITDAPLDITYLHGNEEKTAKITPKLVEDSYELGLHYNLYREKVSPFEVVKNSFFELKYSIDYVISSLKYMVSGKASINEISGPVGIVSMVDNIVDQTSDEGAGIVFLSLANFAILLSANLGVVNLLPLPALDGGRLVFLIIEAIRKKPIPKEKEAMVHFIGLTLLMLLMIVVVFNDFRRIFG
- the ispG gene encoding flavodoxin-dependent (E)-4-hydroxy-3-methylbut-2-enyl-diphosphate synthase, translated to MFRDNTKVIKIGNRVIGGGNPILIQSMTNTKTEDVKATVDQIQRLTKVGCDIIRCAVPNMEAAKALKDIKKHISIPLVADIHFDYRLAIAAMENGADKIRINPGNIGDDEKLGAVVKVAKERKIPIRVGVNSGSLEKDILAKHGRVNAEGLVESALNNVKRIEDMGYDNLVISIKSSDVIMCIKAHELIAKEANYPLHVGITEAGTVNAGNIKSSVGLGIILYQGIGDTIRVSLTGDPVEEIKSAKLILKTLGYRRGGIDVVSCPTCGRTQINLIKLAGEVEKLTAEFDHLNIKVAVMGCAVNGPGEAREADIGIAGGNGVGLLIKKGEIVRKVAEDELLDTLRYELENWK
- a CDS encoding PolC-type DNA polymerase III, with amino-acid sequence MLFFEAFEGLTCDDKLIDLYSQAEVVRVVASRKNRTIQIHIKSNRLIHSKNIKRMEELLNRQLFLHTGNKAYIKPYFELNSDYNLEKLFSIYRDCILEELKEESIVTYHILTQAETKIEENKIIIKSTESCVVKDKLEKLKDYLIDLFKERFGYDINVAFEYVKPKEEKKVKLPAFLRQDDEEDYDDDEEYANHHYEFVKAESIRVDNLTEDAGVKEPSNYAIDNKEVSNTIETPVPSDNKSGNGNANKSKKSTYYRLPKDPSVVYGRNFEGNVISISDIIGEIGEVVIRGMVRKLETRPIGNEKSLITFVLTDFTDSIKVKLYAKTIQVDEILDSIKEGSFYMLKGIAMADTYERDITIGSVVGIKTIEDFRSKRIDRAPKKRVELHAHTMMSDMDAVVDVKKLVRRAFEWGHPAVAITDHGVVQAFPDANHALNPKAFSDPKEQERAKAFKVIYGMEAYLVDDIKEVVVGGQGQSLIDNDFVVFDIETTGFSKINDKIIEIGAVKISKGEITERYSTFVNPQIPIPYEITQLTTINDDMVAQAPVIEEVLPEFLEFCKGAVLVAHNAAFDMGFIIRNAQILGLNHKFTYIDTVGLSRILLPNLSRHKLNNVAKALGVSLENHHRAVDDAGATAEIFVKFIDMLKERNVDNVNEIDKLGRLPAESIRKLPAYHAILLAKNDLGRVNLYKMVSMSHIEYYNKRPKIPKSLLMECREGILVGSACEAGEIYRALLSNQSDEQIERLVNFYDYLEIQPLANNEFLIHSERSDERNIHSKEDLIKINQRIVELGEIYNKPVVATCDVHFLDPEDEVYRRIIMAGKGFKDADNQPPLYFRTTEEMLEEFSYLGSKKAEEVVITNTNLICDQIEKISPVRPDKCPPVLPNSDENLRKICYDKAHAIYGKELPSQVKERLEHELTSIISNGFAVMYIIAQKLVWKSNEDGYLVGSRGSVGSSFVATMAGITEVNPLPPHYYCSSCNYSDFDSEEVKKFAGSSGCDMPDKNCPVCGKPLEKDGHDIPFETFLGFDGDKEPDIDLNFSGEYQSRAHEYTEEIFGEGHTFRAGTIGTLADKTAFGFVKNYFEERGIHKRNVEIERLIEGCVGVRRTTGQHPGGIVVLPHGEEIYSFTPVQRPANDMNSKTITTHFDYHSIDHNLLKLDILGHDDPTMIRMLEDLTGVDAKTIRLDEKKVLSLFSDTSALGITPDDIGGCELGCLGVPEFGTDFVMQMVKEAQPKTFSDLVRISGLSHGTDVWLNNAQLLIKEGTCTLSTCICTRDDIMTYLINAGMEPGLSFKIMESVRKGKGLTAEMEEAMLAAGIPEWYIRSCKTIKYMFPKAHAAAYVMMAFRIAYFKVYYPLAYYCAYFSIRASAFNYELMCQGREHLEQVMADYKRRYSTLTKKEQDTYRDMRIVQEMYARGFDFVPIDVYKAQAHRFQIVGDKLMPSLSSIDGMGDTAAKGVVEAAKQGKFLSRDDFKIRSKVSSTVVDTMARLGLLGDLPQSNQMSLMDFL
- a CDS encoding 1-deoxy-D-xylulose-5-phosphate reductoisomerase, with translation MKKIAILGSTGSIGIQTLEVAREHKDEIKVVSLVAHSNIDLLEQQIREFMPELVCVYDENKAKQLRENIKDLQVPVETGMDGIIACASLSSADTVVAALVGMIGILPTIEAIKAGKNIALANKETLVTAGHLIMPLCKEKGVKLLPVDSEHSAIFQALNGESKKNIHKIILTASGGPFRGLNISSLKNITPQDALKHPNWSMGNKITIDSATLINKALEVMEAAWLFGVPISQVQVLVHPQSIIHSMVEYLDGSVIAQMGLPDMRLPIQYALFYPDRKEMKLGERLDLTKINQLTFEEADMETFYGLKLGLEAGKLGGSMPTVFNAANEWAVARFLEGKIGFLDIPKLISKAMENHIIITSPSLNEILNTEQETYDFIEGIVDTVR